In a single window of the Burkholderia contaminans genome:
- a CDS encoding LLM class flavin-dependent oxidoreductase, which yields MTHSLSPAPAARRPFKLGFLTHVHGTGDARRVYADLETLFVAAEQLGFDGGFVAQHHFRAEYGRLPSPLVLLAAVAQRTRRIELGTGIVTLSLEDPLRLAEDAAVLDTLAGGRLQLGLGSGGANLDAFAAFGFDVDTRQARFASALERLQDALAGQPVAHGPADTPPLVLQPAAPGVRARLWHSHASPDGARFAARHGNGLLLGTAVHDPRTVQLPLAHAYLDAWRDRAHTDAARPRIGVVRAVFPARDRRTALAALAPDVVRHIPWLAASGHPDVTEPEQIVRLLNVHYGHPDDVIESLRGDPALFPFADYFLPVVQSESSSLDDALARLRTLAETIAPALGWQPAQPVA from the coding sequence ATGACCCATTCGCTCTCTCCCGCACCGGCCGCCCGACGGCCGTTCAAGCTCGGCTTTCTCACGCACGTGCACGGTACCGGCGACGCGCGCCGCGTCTACGCGGATCTCGAGACGCTGTTCGTCGCCGCGGAACAGCTCGGCTTCGACGGCGGCTTCGTCGCGCAGCATCATTTCCGCGCGGAGTACGGCCGGCTGCCGTCGCCGCTTGTGCTGCTGGCCGCGGTCGCGCAACGCACCCGTCGTATCGAGCTCGGTACCGGCATCGTCACGCTGTCGCTCGAGGATCCGCTGCGGCTCGCCGAGGATGCGGCGGTACTCGATACGCTGGCCGGCGGCCGGCTGCAACTCGGGCTCGGCAGCGGCGGCGCGAACCTCGACGCGTTCGCCGCGTTCGGCTTCGACGTCGATACGCGCCAGGCGCGCTTTGCGTCCGCGCTCGAACGCCTGCAGGACGCACTCGCCGGCCAGCCGGTCGCGCACGGCCCCGCCGATACGCCGCCGCTCGTGCTGCAGCCCGCGGCGCCGGGCGTGCGCGCGCGCCTGTGGCATTCGCACGCGTCGCCCGACGGCGCGCGGTTCGCCGCGCGGCACGGCAACGGCCTGCTGCTCGGCACCGCCGTGCACGATCCCCGCACCGTGCAGCTGCCGCTCGCGCACGCGTATCTCGACGCATGGCGCGACCGTGCGCACACCGACGCGGCGCGGCCCCGCATCGGCGTGGTGCGCGCGGTGTTTCCCGCGCGGGACCGGCGCACTGCACTCGCCGCGCTGGCGCCCGATGTCGTGCGGCACATTCCGTGGCTCGCGGCGAGCGGCCATCCCGACGTGACCGAGCCCGAGCAGATCGTGCGGCTGCTGAACGTCCATTACGGGCATCCGGACGACGTGATCGAAAGCCTGCGCGGCGACCCGGCGCTGTTCCCGTTCGCCGACTATTTCCTGCCGGTCGTGCAATCGGAAAGCTCGTCGCTCGACGACGCGCTGGCGCGGCTGCGCACGCTCGCGGAAACGATTGCGCCGGCGCTCGGCTGGCAGCCGGCGCAGCCCGTTGCATGA
- a CDS encoding LLM class flavin-dependent oxidoreductase translates to MTRPFRLGVLTRVYAPDASPRVLHDTLALIDTAEALGFDSAWVAQHHFGSETGRLPSPLVLLAAAARRTRRIALGTGVIVLPLESVLRVAEDAAVLDALADGRLQLGVGAGFEPDVFAAFGRDFAARAALQADALASLRRALDGAPLGPAGVTLQPDARTLAARLWQATGDAEAVARNGHGLIVARTRPDQDGEAALVARYRGAWTHPGAPRVALVRAVVPGDDAASVETALGPDILRYAERLARAANVPAPAAADVPVLLDRFGVLRGTTADIVSALQADPALPGTTELVVQVQTASTSHRDALRRLETVAAAIAPALGWTPAVAGPEAASLTSDPIPT, encoded by the coding sequence ATGACACGCCCGTTTCGCCTCGGCGTGCTCACGCGCGTATACGCGCCCGACGCGTCACCGCGCGTGCTGCACGACACGCTCGCGCTGATCGACACGGCGGAAGCGCTCGGCTTCGATAGCGCGTGGGTCGCCCAGCACCATTTCGGCAGCGAAACGGGCCGCCTGCCGTCGCCGCTCGTGCTGCTCGCCGCCGCCGCGCGCCGTACGCGGCGCATCGCGCTCGGCACCGGCGTGATCGTGCTGCCGCTCGAATCGGTGCTGCGCGTCGCCGAGGATGCGGCCGTGCTCGACGCGTTGGCCGACGGCCGCCTGCAGCTCGGCGTCGGCGCCGGCTTCGAGCCGGACGTGTTCGCCGCGTTCGGTCGCGATTTCGCTGCGCGCGCGGCGCTGCAGGCCGACGCGCTCGCGTCGTTGCGGCGCGCGCTTGACGGCGCGCCGCTCGGCCCGGCCGGCGTGACGCTGCAGCCGGATGCGCGCACGCTGGCCGCGCGTTTGTGGCAAGCGACCGGCGATGCCGAGGCGGTCGCACGCAACGGCCACGGGCTGATCGTCGCGCGCACGCGCCCGGATCAGGACGGCGAAGCGGCGCTCGTCGCGCGCTATCGCGGCGCGTGGACGCATCCCGGCGCCCCGCGCGTCGCGCTCGTTCGGGCGGTCGTGCCCGGCGACGATGCGGCGAGCGTCGAAACCGCACTCGGCCCCGACATCCTGCGTTACGCCGAGCGGCTCGCGCGGGCCGCCAACGTACCGGCGCCTGCGGCGGCCGACGTACCCGTGCTGCTGGACCGCTTCGGCGTGCTGCGCGGCACGACCGCCGACATCGTGTCGGCCTTGCAAGCCGATCCCGCGCTGCCCGGCACGACCGAACTCGTCGTGCAGGTGCAGACCGCCAGCACCTCGCACCGCGACGCGCTACGGCGACTCGAAACCGTCGCGGCAGCGATCGCACCGGCGCTCGGCTGGACGCCTGCCGTCGCCGGGCCCGAAGCTGCGTCGCTCACCTCCGATCCGATCCCGACATGA
- a CDS encoding LLM class flavin-dependent oxidoreductase, which produces MTRRTDTLKLNAMLNGGGSHVVGWRHPLAQPNGNRDFAHFRRMAQTAERGKLDALFVADVVATQGSHIDSLRRSARADTFEPLTLLAALAAVTHRIGLIATATTTYNAPYHIARKFASLDHLSGGRAGWNLVTSVVPDEAANFGATPHLAHADRYARADEFQRVVAGLWDSWEDDAFIEDKAAGLHFNHRKLHVLDHHGPHFSVRGPLNVARTPQGHPVLVQAGSSEAGRELAARCAEVIFTAQHRLDDAQAFYADVKGRLAQYGRRPEHLKILPGVMPIVGATEADARDKLRALQDLIDPVLGLRLLADNAGDFDLSGYPLDGPLPELPPSNRSKSRQQLIVDLARRENLTIRQLYERFASAGVVTGTPKTIADRFEEWFHSYGADGFNVAFAWVPGGLDDFVDLVVPELQRRGLFRTEYEGPTLRDQLGLPRPPFFRRPSSLRGDTVAPVGGGAA; this is translated from the coding sequence ATGACGCGCCGCACCGACACCCTGAAACTCAACGCGATGCTGAACGGCGGCGGCAGCCACGTGGTCGGCTGGCGCCATCCGCTCGCGCAGCCGAACGGCAACCGCGACTTCGCGCATTTCCGCCGGATGGCGCAGACGGCCGAGCGCGGCAAGCTCGATGCGCTGTTCGTCGCGGACGTGGTCGCCACGCAGGGCAGCCACATCGATTCGCTGCGCCGCAGTGCGCGCGCCGACACCTTCGAGCCGCTCACGCTGCTCGCCGCGCTCGCGGCCGTCACGCATCGCATCGGGCTGATCGCGACCGCGACGACGACCTACAACGCGCCGTACCACATCGCCCGCAAGTTCGCGTCGCTCGATCATCTGAGCGGCGGGCGCGCCGGGTGGAACCTCGTCACGTCGGTGGTGCCCGACGAAGCGGCGAACTTCGGCGCGACGCCGCACCTCGCGCACGCCGATCGCTACGCGCGCGCCGACGAGTTCCAGCGCGTCGTGGCCGGGCTCTGGGACAGCTGGGAAGACGACGCGTTCATCGAGGACAAGGCGGCCGGCCTGCATTTCAATCATCGCAAGCTGCACGTGCTCGATCATCACGGGCCGCACTTCAGCGTGCGCGGCCCGCTGAACGTCGCGCGCACGCCGCAGGGGCATCCGGTGCTCGTACAGGCCGGCTCGTCGGAAGCGGGCCGCGAACTCGCGGCGCGCTGCGCGGAAGTGATCTTCACCGCGCAGCACCGGCTCGACGACGCGCAGGCGTTCTATGCGGACGTCAAGGGCCGCCTCGCGCAATACGGTCGCCGCCCGGAGCACCTGAAGATCCTGCCCGGCGTGATGCCGATCGTCGGCGCGACCGAGGCCGACGCGCGCGACAAGCTGCGCGCGCTGCAGGACCTGATCGACCCGGTGCTCGGGCTGCGGCTGCTCGCCGACAACGCGGGCGATTTCGACCTGTCCGGCTATCCGCTCGACGGCCCGCTGCCCGAGCTGCCGCCGAGCAATCGCAGCAAGAGCCGCCAGCAACTGATCGTCGATCTCGCGCGCCGCGAGAACCTGACGATCCGCCAGCTTTACGAGCGCTTTGCCAGCGCGGGTGTCGTGACCGGCACGCCGAAGACCATCGCCGATCGCTTCGAGGAATGGTTCCACTCGTACGGCGCCGACGGGTTCAACGTCGCATTCGCATGGGTACCCGGCGGCCTCGACGATTTCGTCGATCTCGTCGTGCCCGAACTGCAGCGCCGCGGGCTGTTCCGCACCGAGTACGAAGGCCCGACGCTGCGCGATCAGCTCGGGCTGCCGCGGCCGCCCTTCTTCCGTCGCCCGTCGTCGCTACGCGGCGATACGGTCGCGCCCGTCGGCGGAGGCGCCGCATGA
- a CDS encoding TonB-dependent receptor, with translation MLSASLGASALLAASPALHAQQQPAVTAAPIAASSAAAAPITPAAPAASAASTSPAAAASGTTPATGSAPVAEAQLKDVIVTAQRRQQSAQRVGTSMSVLSGSDLKTLNVETVNDLQHATASVEVEPAFGGGQPQFRIRGIGFTDYTSNNASTVGINVDDVAYALPIQTQGQLFDIARVEVLRGPQGTLYGRNTTGGTVNFITNQPTRDFEAGASVEYGTHNLLTTEGYVSGPLSDRVRGRFAFTTQDFGAWQNNRATNQTLGNHDSAAARAQLDWDVARDFKLHFGAHGGFDKSDNTGLYLFTPYTSAKTGEVIPADADHTKTGWGVSPAFSRVTGLSTDAKPGRNNVNGGVDLTATWNLGPVELKSITAYNYLHRREYSDWDATRYHDSDEYFDDTVNEVTQELRASSRGDTRLRWVTGLFYSHDDLDEKFYSDFSDRLGFIALTRYRQSVDTLGVYGQATYDITKRLRGIVGVRQEHEKRELRGFASGMLTPSFVPFAGFQGGDANQSLTSNGTSGKVGLEFDLAPATMLYATVSRGYKSGGFTAHNTGNSNALAPFKPESLTAYEVGFKADLTRTLRWNASAFHYDYRDQQVLSATFDPNSQSLIGTFVNAPKSRIDGFETDLKWQPVRGLEISQYVGYKSGKYTSPFVTYNTQASAASGHNVFTDYNGSALSFPRLSYGGQVAYSWLAGGYRLRAETNYSYRDAYSQLLLLGPNYTVDSYWLVNASLTVTSPDRHWDVALWARNLFNRQYDLTKNFFLPGTNVAAAGEPRTVGVRVTYTY, from the coding sequence ATGTTGAGCGCCTCCCTCGGCGCATCGGCACTGCTGGCCGCCTCGCCGGCGCTGCATGCGCAGCAGCAGCCGGCCGTGACCGCGGCGCCGATCGCCGCGTCGTCGGCGGCGGCCGCACCGATCACACCGGCGGCACCCGCTGCATCGGCTGCATCGACCAGCCCGGCGGCGGCGGCCTCCGGCACGACGCCTGCGACCGGCAGCGCGCCGGTCGCCGAGGCCCAGCTCAAGGACGTGATCGTCACCGCGCAGCGGCGGCAGCAATCCGCGCAGCGCGTCGGCACGTCGATGTCGGTGCTATCGGGCAGCGATCTGAAGACGCTGAACGTCGAGACCGTCAACGACCTGCAGCACGCGACCGCGAGCGTCGAAGTCGAGCCGGCGTTCGGCGGCGGCCAGCCGCAGTTCCGGATTCGCGGCATCGGCTTCACCGACTACACGTCGAACAACGCATCGACGGTCGGCATCAACGTCGACGACGTCGCGTACGCGCTGCCGATCCAGACCCAGGGGCAACTGTTCGACATTGCGCGCGTCGAAGTGTTGCGCGGCCCGCAGGGCACGCTGTACGGCCGCAACACGACGGGCGGCACGGTGAACTTCATCACGAACCAGCCGACCCGCGATTTCGAAGCCGGCGCGAGCGTCGAATACGGCACGCACAACCTGCTGACGACCGAAGGCTACGTGTCCGGGCCGCTGAGCGACCGCGTGCGCGGCCGCTTCGCGTTCACGACGCAGGACTTCGGCGCATGGCAGAACAACCGCGCGACCAACCAGACGCTCGGCAACCACGACAGCGCCGCCGCGCGCGCGCAGCTCGACTGGGACGTCGCCCGCGATTTCAAGCTGCACTTCGGCGCGCATGGCGGCTTCGACAAGTCCGACAACACGGGGCTCTACCTGTTTACGCCTTACACGTCGGCCAAGACCGGCGAGGTGATCCCGGCCGACGCCGACCACACGAAGACGGGCTGGGGCGTAAGCCCCGCGTTTTCGCGCGTGACGGGCCTGTCGACCGACGCGAAGCCGGGGCGCAACAACGTGAACGGCGGCGTCGACCTGACCGCGACGTGGAACCTCGGCCCGGTCGAACTGAAGAGCATCACCGCGTACAACTACCTGCACCGCCGCGAATATTCGGACTGGGACGCGACGCGATACCACGACTCCGACGAATACTTCGACGACACCGTCAACGAAGTCACGCAGGAGCTGCGCGCGTCGTCACGCGGCGATACGCGATTGCGCTGGGTCACCGGCCTGTTCTACTCGCACGACGACCTCGACGAGAAGTTCTATTCCGACTTCAGCGACCGGCTCGGCTTCATCGCGCTCACGCGCTACCGGCAGTCGGTCGATACGCTCGGCGTCTACGGCCAGGCGACCTACGACATCACGAAACGCCTGCGCGGCATCGTCGGCGTGCGCCAGGAACACGAGAAGCGTGAACTGCGCGGCTTCGCGTCGGGCATGCTGACGCCGTCGTTCGTGCCGTTCGCGGGCTTCCAGGGCGGCGACGCGAACCAGTCGCTGACGTCGAACGGCACGTCGGGCAAGGTCGGCCTCGAATTCGATCTCGCACCGGCGACCATGCTTTACGCGACCGTCAGCCGCGGCTACAAGTCGGGCGGCTTCACCGCGCACAACACCGGCAATTCGAATGCGCTCGCGCCGTTCAAGCCGGAATCGCTGACCGCATACGAAGTGGGCTTCAAGGCCGACCTCACGCGTACCCTGCGCTGGAACGCGTCGGCGTTCCATTACGACTATCGCGACCAGCAGGTGCTGTCGGCCACCTTCGACCCGAACTCGCAATCGCTGATCGGCACGTTCGTCAACGCGCCGAAATCGCGCATCGACGGCTTCGAGACCGACCTGAAATGGCAGCCGGTGCGCGGGCTGGAGATCTCGCAGTACGTCGGCTACAAGAGCGGCAAGTACACGTCGCCGTTCGTCACGTACAACACGCAGGCGTCGGCGGCCAGCGGCCACAACGTGTTCACCGACTACAACGGCAGCGCGCTCAGCTTCCCGCGCCTGAGCTACGGCGGACAAGTCGCGTACAGCTGGCTCGCCGGCGGCTACCGGCTGCGCGCGGAGACCAACTACAGCTACCGCGACGCGTATTCGCAATTGCTGCTGCTCGGCCCGAACTACACGGTCGACAGCTACTGGCTCGTCAATGCGAGCCTGACCGTCACGTCGCCCGACCGGCACTGGGACGTCGCGCTGTGGGCGCGCAACCTGTTCAACCGCCAGTACGACCTGACGAAGAACTTCTTCCTGCCCGGCACCAACGTCGCCGCGGCCGGCGAGCCGCGCACCGTCGGCGTGCGCGTGACCTACACGTATTGA
- a CDS encoding SfnB family sulfur acquisition oxidoreductase — MNAFTSADTPARASSPLSSRPPASRIADDAHALETARRLAGELARDAALRDRERRLPFEELDLFSGSGLWGITVPRAFGGADVSLATLGEVVRTIAQADPSIGQLPKNHFHALDVIRLTGDDAQRRKFFGLVLDGARIGHAASERGTKNALEIGTRLSRRGGRLVLDGQKFYSTGALFADWIAVLAIDDDGRYVQALVERDRPGLDIVDDWSGFGQRTTASGTLTLSGVEVDEQDVVSIQAAFERPTLAGPVSQYLHANIDVGIARAALADTLDFVRTRSRPWADSGIARASDDPYVIRDVADVQVRLLATEALLDRAAAALDALPAELDDAQVAHASVQVAAAKVLSTEVAILATNKLFELSGTRSVLSEYNLDRHWRNARTHTLHDPVRWKYHAIGNYVLNHVNPPRHGYL; from the coding sequence ATGAACGCTTTCACGTCCGCCGACACGCCGGCCCGCGCGTCGTCCCCGCTGTCCTCCCGTCCGCCCGCGAGCCGCATCGCCGACGACGCGCATGCGCTTGAAACCGCGCGCCGGCTCGCCGGCGAACTGGCGCGCGACGCGGCGTTGCGCGACCGTGAGCGGCGCCTGCCGTTCGAGGAGCTCGACCTGTTCTCGGGCAGCGGGTTGTGGGGCATCACGGTGCCGCGCGCGTTCGGCGGCGCGGACGTGTCGCTCGCGACGCTCGGCGAAGTCGTGCGGACCATCGCGCAGGCGGACCCGTCGATCGGCCAGTTGCCGAAGAATCACTTCCACGCGCTCGACGTGATCCGGCTGACGGGCGACGACGCGCAGCGCCGCAAGTTCTTCGGCCTCGTGCTCGACGGCGCGCGGATCGGCCATGCGGCGTCCGAGCGCGGGACGAAGAACGCGCTCGAGATCGGCACGCGGCTGTCGCGGCGCGGCGGCCGGCTCGTGCTCGACGGCCAGAAGTTCTATTCGACGGGTGCGCTGTTCGCCGACTGGATCGCGGTGCTCGCGATCGACGACGACGGCCGCTACGTGCAGGCGCTGGTCGAGCGCGACCGGCCGGGGCTCGACATCGTCGACGACTGGAGCGGCTTCGGGCAGCGCACGACGGCGAGCGGCACGCTGACGTTGTCGGGCGTGGAGGTCGACGAGCAGGACGTGGTGTCGATCCAGGCCGCGTTCGAGCGCCCGACGCTCGCGGGCCCGGTGTCGCAGTACCTGCACGCGAACATCGACGTCGGCATCGCGCGCGCGGCGCTGGCCGACACGCTCGACTTCGTGCGCACGCGCAGCCGGCCGTGGGCGGACAGCGGGATCGCGCGCGCGTCCGACGATCCGTACGTGATCCGCGACGTCGCGGACGTGCAGGTTCGCCTGCTCGCGACCGAAGCGCTGCTCGATCGCGCGGCTGCGGCGCTCGACGCGTTGCCGGCCGAACTCGACGACGCGCAGGTCGCGCATGCATCGGTGCAGGTCGCGGCCGCGAAGGTGCTCAGCACCGAGGTCGCGATTCTCGCGACCAACAAGCTGTTCGAACTGTCGGGCACGCGCTCGGTGCTGAGCGAATACAACCTCGACCGTCACTGGCGCAATGCACGCACGCATACGTTGCACGACCCGGTGCGCTGGAAATACCACGCGATCGGCAACTACGTGCTCAACCACGTCAACCCGCCGCGCCACGGCTACCTGTGA
- a CDS encoding ABC transporter substrate-binding protein, which yields MTGTLTTPSPFAPTDPARRRYALAAAWAAAGLGGAARVFAADAAGAPVRGGTLSLFAQPEPPSLVNALTPHVASQYVGGKIFQGLLGFDPQLRAVPVLARSWRVSADALTYTFDLQPGVRWHDGQPFGAQDVVVTLKEIAPQALPRTKVTFDKYVASIDASGPLQVTIRLKKPYAGLINLLGSGLLPILPAHLYQGKDPRGNPANQHPVGTGPFVFREWKRGAYIRVARNPDYWKKGLPYLDGIVFNVVPDAAARSIAFERGQIHALRAGDVDYADIARLAKLPGVAITTQGWELFTGMAFLELNQRKPPFDNVLVRQAVLHALDRQFIVDRIFFGYGKVANGPFVSSSPFYDPNVPRFAYDPERARALIRQSGVDVGKFPLVLINGEKGGAWERVAEYTQQALGQAGFRLRVQTTDAAGWYARVANWDFDLSYNFLFQNADPDFGVAPLYRIDGISKGSPFGNVAGYRNPQADALWDAAALDTDPAARRARYAQIQTTLANDAAIANIFEMVNPTVYRRNVHNLLRTATSVNDSLEDTWIG from the coding sequence ATGACCGGCACGCTTACCACTCCATCGCCGTTCGCGCCGACGGACCCGGCGCGGCGCCGTTATGCGCTCGCCGCCGCGTGGGCCGCGGCCGGGCTCGGCGGCGCAGCGCGGGTGTTCGCGGCGGACGCCGCAGGGGCGCCGGTGCGCGGCGGCACGCTGTCGCTGTTCGCGCAGCCGGAGCCGCCGTCGCTCGTCAACGCGCTGACGCCGCATGTCGCATCGCAATACGTCGGCGGCAAGATCTTCCAGGGGCTGCTCGGCTTCGACCCGCAACTGCGTGCGGTGCCGGTGCTCGCGCGCAGCTGGCGTGTGTCGGCCGACGCGCTGACGTACACGTTCGACCTGCAACCGGGCGTGCGCTGGCATGACGGGCAGCCGTTCGGCGCGCAGGACGTGGTCGTCACGCTGAAGGAAATCGCGCCGCAGGCGCTGCCGCGCACGAAGGTGACGTTCGACAAATACGTCGCGTCGATCGATGCGAGCGGCCCGCTGCAGGTGACGATCCGCCTGAAGAAGCCGTACGCGGGGCTGATCAACCTGCTCGGCAGCGGGCTGCTGCCGATCCTGCCGGCGCACCTGTACCAGGGCAAGGACCCGCGCGGCAATCCCGCGAACCAGCATCCGGTCGGCACCGGCCCGTTCGTGTTCCGCGAATGGAAGCGCGGCGCGTACATCCGTGTCGCGCGCAACCCGGATTACTGGAAGAAGGGGCTGCCGTATCTCGACGGGATCGTGTTCAACGTCGTACCCGACGCGGCCGCGCGCTCGATCGCGTTCGAGCGCGGGCAGATCCATGCGCTGCGTGCGGGCGACGTCGACTACGCGGACATCGCTCGGCTCGCGAAGCTGCCGGGTGTCGCGATCACGACGCAGGGCTGGGAACTGTTCACCGGCATGGCCTTTCTCGAACTGAACCAGCGCAAGCCGCCGTTCGACAACGTGCTTGTACGCCAGGCGGTGCTGCACGCGCTCGATCGCCAGTTCATCGTCGACCGGATCTTCTTCGGCTACGGCAAGGTCGCGAACGGGCCGTTCGTGTCGTCGTCGCCGTTCTACGATCCGAACGTGCCGCGTTTCGCGTACGACCCGGAGCGGGCGCGGGCACTGATCCGGCAGTCGGGCGTCGACGTCGGCAAGTTTCCGCTCGTGCTGATCAATGGCGAGAAGGGCGGCGCGTGGGAGCGGGTGGCTGAATACACGCAGCAGGCGCTCGGCCAGGCCGGCTTCCGGCTGCGCGTGCAGACGACCGACGCAGCCGGCTGGTATGCGCGCGTCGCGAACTGGGATTTCGACCTGAGCTACAACTTCCTGTTCCAGAACGCGGACCCGGATTTCGGCGTCGCGCCGCTGTACCGGATCGACGGCATCTCGAAGGGCTCGCCGTTCGGCAACGTCGCGGGCTATCGCAATCCGCAGGCCGACGCGCTGTGGGACGCGGCCGCGCTGGACACCGATCCGGCCGCGCGCCGCGCGCGCTACGCGCAGATCCAGACCACGCTCGCGAACGACGCGGCGATCGCGAACATCTTCGAGATGGTGAACCCGACGGTGTACCGGCGCAACGTCCACAACCTGCTGCGCACGGCCACCAGCGTGAACGACAGCCTCGAGGACACGTGGATCGGATGA
- a CDS encoding ABC transporter permease, whose translation MNTALRLTSTVLRGLAVVLGVLIVNFFLIRLAPGDPALMLAGDAGSGDAAYVERLRAQLGLSRPLVEQFALYLRDLAHVDFGFSYRNQLPVLQLVLDRLPATLLLMAAAFAVSVVTGVTAGAVAAYGESRGGPWMRRVARAIGALAVIVYATPLFWLSLMSVIVFSVVLGWLPSFGMESVGAGYTGWRRALDVAAHLVLPAATLGLVYGAIYVQLTRAAMLEVIEREFVRTARAKGASDRRVMIRHVLRNALLPVVTLGGLQLGQLAGGALVTEIVFAWPGLGGLMYDALLQRDYPVLLGLLAVVAALVVLFNALTDLLYGIVDPRIDWRGAR comes from the coding sequence ATGAACACGGCGCTGCGTTTGACGTCGACGGTGCTCAGGGGCCTTGCGGTCGTGCTGGGCGTGCTGATCGTGAACTTCTTCCTGATCCGGCTCGCGCCGGGCGACCCCGCGTTGATGCTCGCCGGTGACGCGGGCTCGGGCGACGCCGCGTACGTCGAGCGGCTGCGTGCGCAGCTCGGGCTGAGCCGGCCGCTCGTCGAGCAGTTCGCGCTGTATCTGCGTGATCTTGCGCACGTCGATTTCGGCTTCTCGTACCGCAACCAGTTGCCGGTCTTGCAGCTCGTCCTGGACCGCCTTCCCGCGACGCTGCTGCTGATGGCGGCCGCGTTTGCCGTGTCGGTCGTCACGGGCGTGACGGCGGGTGCGGTTGCCGCCTATGGCGAGTCGCGCGGCGGCCCATGGATGCGCCGCGTCGCCCGCGCGATCGGCGCGCTCGCGGTGATCGTCTATGCGACGCCGTTGTTCTGGCTGTCGCTGATGAGCGTGATCGTGTTCTCGGTGGTGCTCGGCTGGCTGCCGTCGTTCGGGATGGAAAGCGTCGGCGCCGGCTACACGGGCTGGCGCCGGGCGCTCGACGTGGCCGCGCACCTGGTGCTGCCGGCCGCGACGCTCGGGCTCGTGTACGGCGCGATCTACGTGCAGCTCACGCGCGCCGCGATGCTCGAGGTGATCGAACGCGAGTTCGTCCGCACCGCGCGCGCGAAGGGTGCGTCCGATCGGCGCGTGATGATTCGCCACGTGCTGCGCAATGCGCTGTTGCCGGTCGTCACGCTGGGCGGGTTGCAGCTCGGGCAACTCGCGGGCGGCGCGCTCGTCACCGAGATCGTGTTCGCATGGCCCGGTCTCGGCGGACTGATGTACGACGCGCTGCTGCAGCGCGACTATCCGGTGCTGCTCGGGCTGCTCGCCGTGGTCGCGGCGCTCGTGGTGCTGTTCAACGCGTTGACCGATCTGCTGTACGGGATCGTCGATCCGCGCATCGACTGGCGGGGGGCGCGATGA
- a CDS encoding ABC transporter permease, which produces MTRGFLRRFVRARGAAAGMLFLAVVALVALSAPLWLPSPWRMAGEPLLRPLQAGHPLGTDMLGRDVLVALLWSARVSLFVGLAATVATFALGVSIGALAGWCGGSVDRALMAVTTLFQTVPQFAVAVTIAAVLGASLESTIVAIAAVSWPAIARLVRGEFIGLAQREFVLAARLAGESPAALVRRQILPHVWPPLAVLAALMVATAILTESALSFLGLGDPSQMSWGFMIGAARNVVRDAWWLSIWPGLAIVATALAVNRVGEGLRHASALAEHGR; this is translated from the coding sequence ATGACGCGCGGCTTCCTGCGCCGTTTCGTGCGTGCGCGCGGTGCGGCGGCCGGCATGCTGTTCCTTGCCGTCGTCGCGCTCGTCGCGTTGAGTGCGCCGCTGTGGCTGCCGTCGCCGTGGCGCATGGCCGGCGAGCCGTTGCTGCGGCCGCTGCAGGCCGGCCATCCGCTCGGCACCGACATGCTCGGGCGGGACGTGCTGGTCGCGCTGCTATGGAGCGCGCGCGTGTCGCTGTTCGTCGGGCTCGCGGCGACCGTCGCGACCTTTGCACTCGGCGTGTCGATCGGCGCGCTTGCTGGCTGGTGCGGCGGCTCGGTCGACCGGGCGCTGATGGCGGTCACGACGCTGTTCCAGACGGTGCCGCAGTTCGCGGTCGCGGTCACGATCGCGGCCGTGCTCGGTGCGTCGCTCGAATCGACGATCGTCGCGATCGCCGCCGTATCGTGGCCGGCGATCGCGCGGCTCGTGCGCGGCGAATTCATCGGGCTCGCGCAACGGGAGTTCGTGCTCGCCGCACGGCTTGCGGGCGAGTCGCCCGCCGCGCTCGTGCGGCGCCAGATCCTGCCGCACGTCTGGCCGCCGCTGGCGGTGCTGGCCGCGCTGATGGTCGCAACCGCGATCCTCACCGAATCAGCGCTGTCGTTCCTCGGGCTCGGCGATCCGTCGCAGATGAGCTGGGGCTTCATGATCGGCGCGGCGCGCAATGTGGTGCGCGACGCGTGGTGGCTGAGCATCTGGCCGGGGCTCGCGATCGTCGCGACCGCGCTCGCGGTCAACCGGGTCGGCGAAGGGTTGCGCCACGCGTCGGCGCTTGCGGAGCACGGGCGATGA